The proteins below are encoded in one region of Silene latifolia isolate original U9 population chromosome 2, ASM4854445v1, whole genome shotgun sequence:
- the LOC141642466 gene encoding hydrophobic protein LTI6A-like codes for MSDSTATCIDILLAIILPPLGVFLKYGCQVEFWICLILTFFGYLPGIIYAIYAITK; via the exons ATGTCAGACTCCACAGCAACCTGCATTGATATCTTACTCGCCATTATCCTTCCTCCTCTTGGCGTTTTTCTCAAATATGGCTGTCAG GTAGAGTTTTGGATCTGCCTTATTTTGACATTTTTCGGATATCTTCCCGGAATCATTTACGCcatttatgccataaccaagtgA
- the LOC141642467 gene encoding chromatin structure-remodeling complex protein BSH isoform X1 gives MKSQLTSTFKAPVKFRMPTADNLVPIRLDIEIDSQRYKDAFTWNPSDPDSEIVVFAKRTAKDLKLPPGFVTQIAQSIQNQLVEFRSYEGQDMFVGEKVVPIKLDLRVNNTLIRDHFLWDMTNLESDPEDFARSFCVDMSIEDPEVAPAIAFAIREQLYEIAVQNVTSAKEIKVSKKSRRGIEYVPISKAGVTAVDLMKLFGSKSSVIRKRKDWDVFEPIVDILSNEEVEILEAREERIAR, from the exons ATGAAGTCTCAATTAACATCAACATTCAAGGCTCCTGTCAAATTCAGAAT GCCAACTGCAGATAATTTAGTTCCAATTCGATTGGATATTGAAATTGATTCTCAGCGTTACAAAGATGCCTTTACTTGGAACCCTTCAG atcCCGATTCCGAGATTGTGGTGTTTGCAAAAAGAACTGCAAAGGACCTGAAGCTTCCACCAGGATTTGTTACGCAGATTGCTCAGTCTATTCAA AATCAGCTTGTGGAATTTCGATCTTATGAAGGACAAGATATGTTTGTTGGGGAGAAAGTTGTTCCTATCAAG TTAGATCTTCGAGTAAATAATACTCTTATTCGCGATCACTTTTTGTGG GATATGACCAATCTGGAGAGTGACCCTGAGGACTTTGCCAGGAGTTTCTGTGTTGACATGAGTATTGAAGATCCAGAAGTTGCG CCTGCAATTGCTTTTGCTATAAGGGAGCAACTTTATGAG ATTGCAGTTCAAAATGTAACCTCTGCAAAGGAAATAAAAGTAAGCAAGAAAAGCCGTCGTGGAATAGAATACGTCCCTATTAG CAAAGCTGGTGTGACTGCAGTTGACTTGATGAAGTTATTTGGCAGCAAATCGAGCGTCATTCG GAAAAGGAAAGACTGGGATGTTTTCGAACCAATTGTTGATATACTTTCAAATGAGGAAGTGGAAATTCTCGAAGCTAGAGAGGAGAGGATCGCACG atGA
- the LOC141642467 gene encoding chromatin structure-remodeling complex protein BSH isoform X2 translates to MKSQLTSTFKAPVKFRMPTADNLVPIRLDIEIDSQRYKDAFTWNPSDPDSEIVVFAKRTAKDLKLPPGFVTQIAQSIQNQLVEFRSYEGQDMFVGEKVVPIKLDLRVNNTLIRDHFLWDMTNLESDPEDFARSFCVDMSIEDPEVAPAIAFAIREQLYEIAVQNVTSAKEIKVSKKSRRGIEYVPISKAGVTAVDLMKLFGSKSSVIRKRKDWDVFEPIVDILSNEEVEILEAREERIAR, encoded by the exons ATGAAGTCTCAATTAACATCAACATTCAAGGCTCCTGTCAAATTCAGAAT GCCAACTGCAGATAATTTAGTTCCAATTCGATTGGATATTGAAATTGATTCTCAGCGTTACAAAGATGCCTTTACTTGGAACCCTTCAG atcCCGATTCCGAGATTGTGGTGTTTGCAAAAAGAACTGCAAAGGACCTGAAGCTTCCACCAGGATTTGTTACGCAGATTGCTCAGTCTATTCAA AATCAGCTTGTGGAATTTCGATCTTATGAAGGACAAGATATGTTTGTTGGGGAGAAAGTTGTTCCTATCAAG TTAGATCTTCGAGTAAATAATACTCTTATTCGCGATCACTTTTTGTGG GATATGACCAATCTGGAGAGTGACCCTGAGGACTTTGCCAGGAGTTTCTGTGTTGACATGAGTATTGAAGATCCAGAAGTTGCG CCTGCAATTGCTTTTGCTATAAGGGAGCAACTTTATGAG ATTGCAGTTCAAAATGTAACCTCTGCAAAGGAAATAAAAGTAAGCAAGAAAAGCCGTCGTGGAATAGAATACGTCCCTATTAG CAAAGCTGGTGTGACTGCAGTTGACTTGATGAAGTTATTTGGCAGCAAATCGAGCGTCATTCG GAAAAGGAAAGACTGGGATGTTTTCGAACCAATTGTTGATATACTTTCAAATGAGGAAGTGGAAATTCTCGAAGCTAGAGAGGAGAGGATCGCACGGTGA